One Parageobacillus sp. KH3-4 genomic region harbors:
- a CDS encoding sporulation initiation phosphotransferase B: MENQWRIVDVLRHSRHDWLNKIQLIKGNLALNKIERVYEIIDEIIRDMQQETRLTNLKAVQFAEWMMTYNWKTRLISLEYEVLGDECDLSSYDADLTAWSSKFLTLMENQADAHDENHMSISIEVLKKEVKLFFDYRGAIKDKNRIVQWLRDHQQQAAIHLESFHIHNHELTVLIKILL; encoded by the coding sequence ATGGAAAATCAATGGAGGATAGTCGATGTATTGCGCCATTCTCGCCATGACTGGCTGAATAAAATTCAGCTGATTAAAGGGAATTTGGCGTTAAATAAAATAGAACGCGTTTACGAAATTATTGACGAAATTATTCGCGATATGCAACAGGAAACGAGGCTTACCAATTTAAAAGCGGTGCAATTTGCAGAATGGATGATGACTTATAATTGGAAAACACGGCTGATTTCGTTAGAATATGAGGTGCTTGGGGATGAATGTGATTTATCATCTTATGATGCGGATTTAACGGCATGGAGCAGCAAGTTTTTAACCTTAATGGAAAACCAAGCGGATGCGCATGATGAAAACCATATGAGCATTTCCATTGAAGTGTTAAAAAAGGAAGTAAAGCTGTTTTTTGATTATCGCGGGGCGATAAAAGATAAAAACCGCATCGTTCAATGGCTTCGCGACCATCAACAGCAAGCGGCGATCCATCTTGAATCTTTTCATATACATAATCATGAATTGACCGTGCTTATAAAAATTTTGCTTTAG
- the obgE gene encoding GTPase ObgE — MFVDQVKIYVKGGDGGNGIVAFRREKYVPKGGPAGGDGGKGGDVVFVVDEGLRTLMDFRYQRHFKAARGENGMSKNQHGKNAEDLIVKVPPGTVVIDADTNQVLADLTENGQRFVVAKGGRGGRGNTRFATPANPAPEIAENGEPGEERNVILELKLLADVGLVGFPSVGKSTLLSVVSAAKPKIAAYHFTTLVPNLGVVETDDGRSFVMADLPGLIEGAHQGVGLGHQFLRHIERTRVIVHVIDMAAIEGRDPYEDYLVINEELKQYNLRLTERPQIIAANKMDMPNAEENLKKFREKLGDKVPIFPISAVTRQGVRELLFAIADLLETTPEFPLHETEEPGLQRVVYKYEKEEPPFTITRGSDGAFILSGEKVEKLFKMTDFSREESVRRFARQLRAMGVDDALRERGAKDGDIVRLLDYEFEFVD; from the coding sequence ATGTTTGTCGATCAAGTGAAAATTTACGTCAAAGGCGGCGATGGCGGTAACGGGATCGTCGCGTTCCGCCGGGAGAAATATGTGCCAAAAGGTGGGCCGGCCGGCGGTGATGGCGGAAAAGGAGGCGACGTGGTATTCGTCGTCGATGAAGGGTTAAGGACGCTGATGGATTTTCGTTATCAGCGCCATTTTAAGGCAGCAAGAGGCGAAAACGGCATGTCAAAAAACCAGCATGGGAAAAATGCGGAGGACTTGATCGTGAAAGTGCCGCCGGGAACGGTCGTCATTGACGCCGATACGAATCAAGTATTAGCCGATTTAACGGAAAACGGACAGCGGTTTGTCGTTGCAAAAGGCGGACGCGGGGGACGCGGAAATACACGCTTTGCCACCCCGGCAAATCCCGCTCCAGAAATTGCGGAAAACGGGGAACCGGGCGAGGAACGGAATGTCATCCTCGAATTAAAACTTCTTGCCGATGTCGGTTTGGTCGGTTTTCCGAGCGTCGGCAAATCCACGCTTCTTTCCGTTGTTTCCGCCGCGAAGCCAAAAATTGCCGCGTATCATTTTACTACGCTTGTTCCCAATTTAGGAGTGGTGGAAACGGATGATGGCAGAAGCTTTGTGATGGCGGACTTGCCGGGCCTTATTGAAGGTGCGCATCAAGGCGTCGGGTTAGGTCATCAGTTTTTGCGCCATATCGAACGGACGCGCGTCATCGTCCATGTGATTGACATGGCGGCAATAGAAGGGCGTGATCCATACGAAGATTATTTAGTGATTAACGAGGAGTTGAAACAGTACAATTTGCGCTTAACAGAGCGACCGCAAATCATTGCGGCCAACAAGATGGACATGCCAAATGCGGAAGAAAACTTGAAAAAGTTTAGAGAAAAACTCGGAGATAAAGTCCCGATTTTTCCGATTTCTGCCGTGACAAGACAAGGAGTGCGCGAGCTGTTATTTGCGATTGCCGACCTTTTGGAAACAACGCCGGAATTCCCGCTCCATGAGACAGAAGAGCCGGGTCTGCAACGCGTCGTCTACAAATACGAAAAAGAGGAACCACCGTTTACGATTACGAGAGGTAGCGATGGAGCGTTTATTTTATCTGGCGAAAAAGTCGAAAAGCTATTTAAAATGACCGATTTTTCTAGAGAGGAATCTGTTCGCCGCTTTGCACGGCAATTGCGGGCGATGGGCGTCGATGACGCGTTGCGCGAGCGCGGCGCGAAAGATGGCGATATTGTAAGGCTTTTAGATTACGAATTTGAGTTTGTCGATTAA
- a CDS encoding ACT domain-containing protein, with translation MDKKFYLVREDVLPEAMRKVLLAKELLERKKVDSVAEAVQLVNVSRSVFYKYRDAVFPFQAVVKESIVTLFFHLEDRSGTLSQLLSVVAAAGCNVLTIHQTIPLQGRANVTLSISTNEMKEDIEELLTKLRRLEFVEKVEIVGSGAY, from the coding sequence TTGGATAAAAAATTTTACTTAGTTCGCGAAGACGTATTGCCGGAAGCGATGCGAAAAGTGCTCTTAGCAAAAGAATTGTTGGAAAGAAAAAAAGTTGACTCTGTCGCGGAAGCGGTACAACTGGTCAATGTCAGCCGGAGCGTGTTTTATAAGTATCGCGATGCGGTGTTTCCGTTTCAAGCGGTAGTGAAAGAAAGCATTGTTACGTTATTTTTTCATTTAGAAGACCGCTCCGGCACGCTTTCCCAACTGCTTAGCGTCGTCGCTGCAGCCGGCTGCAACGTGCTGACGATTCACCAAACGATTCCGCTTCAGGGCCGCGCGAATGTCACGCTATCGATCAGCACAAACGAGATGAAAGAAGATATCGAGGAGCTGCTTACAAAATTGCGGCGGCTCGAATTTGTCGAAAAAGTCGAAATCGTTGGTTCAGGTGCTTACTAA
- the pheA gene encoding prephenate dehydratase → MKIGYLGPKATFTDLAVTTMFPHVEKIPYHTIPECIDAVSNEEIDAGVVPLENALEGSVNLTLDYLIHEQSLPIVGEIIAPIQQHLMVHPYHAHHWTEVKEIYSHSHAIAQCHKFLHVHLKKAKHVYMTSTSAAAKFVSEHPHLPIAAIANRLAAEEYGLTIVQENIHDYDYNHTRFIIVRKQNEPLKIDSPLYAGDKTTLMVMLPKDQPGALHQVLSAFAWRKLNLTKIESRPAKTGLGNYFFIIDIDQKMDDVLIPSAIAELEALDCTVQVLGSYPYYII, encoded by the coding sequence ATGAAAATTGGCTATTTAGGTCCGAAAGCGACATTTACCGATTTAGCGGTGACCACCATGTTTCCTCACGTAGAAAAAATCCCGTATCATACAATTCCGGAGTGTATTGATGCGGTAAGCAACGAAGAGATTGACGCCGGGGTGGTGCCGCTGGAAAACGCGCTGGAAGGATCGGTGAATTTAACGCTCGATTATTTAATTCATGAACAGTCGCTTCCGATTGTCGGGGAAATTATCGCCCCGATTCAACAACATTTAATGGTGCATCCGTACCATGCGCATCATTGGACGGAAGTGAAAGAAATTTATTCCCACTCGCATGCGATTGCGCAATGCCACAAATTTTTGCATGTTCATTTGAAAAAAGCGAAGCACGTATATATGACATCGACGAGCGCGGCGGCGAAATTCGTCAGCGAACACCCGCACCTTCCAATCGCGGCGATTGCCAACCGGCTGGCGGCCGAAGAATACGGGCTTACGATTGTGCAAGAAAACATTCATGACTATGATTATAACCATACGCGTTTTATTATCGTCCGCAAGCAAAACGAACCGCTGAAAATCGACTCTCCGCTTTATGCCGGCGATAAAACGACGTTGATGGTGATGCTCCCAAAAGATCAGCCTGGCGCTCTTCACCAAGTGCTTTCCGCGTTTGCGTGGCGCAAATTAAACTTAACGAAAATCGAATCCCGCCCTGCGAAAACGGGGCTTGGCAACTATTTTTTCATTATTGATATTGATCAAAAAATGGATGATGTGTTAATTCCAAGCGCGATCGCGGAGCTTGAAGCGCTTGATTGCACCGTCCAAGTGTTAGGGAGTTATCCGTATTATATTATTTGA
- a CDS encoding transcription repressor NadR → MKEEKKILGEQRRQLILQWLKESDRPITGAELAAKTNVSRQVVVQDISLLKARNEPIIATSQGYLYLPPNVPAQTYVRTIACFHTPEQTKEELYILVDHGVTVKDVKIEHPVYGDLTASVMVSNRLEVDQFIQKIEETKASYLLQLTDGTHLHTIEADSLAKLDAACHALKKAGFLIES, encoded by the coding sequence TTGAAAGAAGAGAAAAAAATTCTCGGGGAACAACGACGCCAGCTCATTTTGCAGTGGCTGAAAGAAAGCGACCGGCCGATCACCGGCGCCGAACTCGCGGCAAAAACGAACGTCAGCCGCCAAGTGGTCGTGCAGGATATTTCGCTCTTAAAAGCGCGAAATGAACCGATTATTGCCACAAGCCAAGGCTATTTATACTTGCCGCCAAACGTTCCGGCGCAAACGTATGTGCGCACGATTGCATGCTTTCATACGCCCGAGCAAACGAAAGAAGAATTATATATTCTCGTCGACCACGGCGTCACCGTCAAAGATGTCAAAATCGAACATCCCGTATACGGAGACTTAACTGCTTCCGTGATGGTGAGCAATCGGCTTGAAGTCGATCAATTTATTCAAAAAATTGAAGAAACGAAGGCATCATATTTGCTGCAGCTAACGGACGGCACACATCTTCATACGATTGAAGCGGATTCTCTTGCAAAACTCGATGCCGCCTGTCATGCCCTGAAAAAAGCGGGATTTCTCATTGAATCATAG
- a CDS encoding IscS subfamily cysteine desulfurase, whose amino-acid sequence MIYLDYAATTPMSKEAINAYVEAASAYFGNASSLHDIGSNADRLLTLCRKELAALIGGEKRGVYFTSGGTESNILAIRSLVAAHRHRGNHLITTEIEHASLYHLFQQLEMEGFDVTYLPVDRFGQIDVDDLERAITPKTILVSIQHANSEIGTIQPIAEIGRRLRRLGVIFHSDCVQTFGKIRIDVKKMSVDSLSISAHKIYGPKGVGAVYIDPRIKWQPCFPNATHEYGFRPGTVNVPGITSFITAAQHICDNMDSEHARLEQLRRCLLALIHEKSLPVTVEGHPDARLPHIVGLSVHGIEGQYVMLECNRDNIAISTGSACQIGKQAPPRTMLAVGKSIEEAKQFIRVSFGKWTTEKDICQFVSSLERICQQRKEPEIS is encoded by the coding sequence ATGATTTATCTGGACTATGCCGCTACAACGCCGATGAGCAAAGAAGCGATCAATGCCTATGTAGAAGCAGCATCCGCCTACTTCGGAAATGCAAGCAGTTTACACGATATTGGAAGCAATGCAGACCGGCTTTTAACGCTTTGTCGAAAAGAGCTTGCCGCACTTATTGGCGGCGAGAAACGGGGGGTTTATTTTACAAGCGGGGGAACAGAGTCGAATATTCTTGCTATCCGTTCGCTCGTTGCCGCACATCGCCACCGCGGCAACCATCTCATCACAACCGAAATAGAACACGCTTCTCTTTATCATTTATTTCAACAGTTAGAAATGGAAGGATTTGATGTTACTTATTTGCCGGTTGACCGCTTTGGTCAAATTGACGTCGACGACTTGGAGCGGGCAATTACGCCGAAAACGATTCTTGTCTCCATTCAACACGCCAATTCAGAAATCGGCACAATACAGCCAATAGCGGAAATTGGGCGACGATTACGGCGACTTGGTGTAATCTTTCATAGCGATTGTGTGCAAACTTTTGGTAAAATACGAATAGATGTGAAGAAGATGTCCGTTGACAGCCTTTCGATTTCCGCTCATAAAATTTATGGACCAAAAGGAGTGGGCGCGGTATATATCGATCCGCGCATCAAATGGCAACCTTGCTTTCCAAACGCTACCCATGAATATGGGTTTCGCCCCGGAACCGTCAATGTGCCTGGAATTACTTCTTTCATTACAGCTGCACAGCACATTTGCGATAATATGGATTCCGAACACGCACGCCTCGAACAACTGCGCCGTTGTTTACTGGCGCTTATTCATGAAAAGAGCTTGCCCGTTACAGTAGAAGGACATCCTGACGCGCGTCTGCCGCATATTGTCGGCCTTTCCGTTCATGGAATCGAAGGCCAATACGTCATGCTGGAATGCAACCGTGATAACATTGCCATTTCCACTGGAAGTGCATGCCAAATAGGGAAACAGGCCCCTCCACGGACGATGTTGGCAGTTGGAAAATCCATAGAAGAAGCAAAGCAATTTATACGCGTTTCATTTGGAAAATGGACAACGGAAAAAGATATTTGCCAATTCGTGTCTTCCCTTGAACGAATCTGTCAACAAAGAAAGGAGCCTGAAATAAGTTGA
- the nadB gene encoding L-aspartate oxidase: MLETEVIIVGSGVAALTTAYYLHEHKNVTIFTKAKKEDSNSWLAQGGVAASISKEDDWRCHFEDTMAAGCQHNDEKAVELLVREGPKRIRELMKAGLSFDVDQDGSLHLGQEGGHRKRRILHAEGDQTGRVIVSFLLETLMGSVTIIEKEYVIELIVQNGRCIGVKTKDPSGKTACYYASAVVLAAGGCAGMYAFSSNASTATGDGIALAYRAGAVIADIEFIQFHPTMLFVNGKAAGLISEAVRGEGAVLVSEDGRRIMTHIHPLQDLAPRDIVARTIYDEMSKGHHVYLDISAIHRYRERFPTMTNLCAKHGIDMETGRLPIVPGAHFLMGGVLVNDCGQTSIQGLYAVGEVACTGVHGANRLASNSLLEGIVFGARAAEAVRKETAPPIQLRKKTNDIQSDIKRVVHNLPEITAIQTTMSTYIGIVRDEQGMQYAKKWFEQFPLSDFVNSSLDDFSIEEITVIHMLLTGWLITTSALQRTESRGGHYRSDYPFEREQWKKRRIWRIKSELNVIA, translated from the coding sequence ATGCTAGAAACTGAAGTGATTATTGTCGGAAGTGGCGTCGCAGCGTTAACCACTGCCTATTATTTGCATGAACATAAAAATGTGACAATTTTCACAAAAGCAAAAAAAGAAGATAGTAATTCATGGCTGGCGCAAGGCGGTGTCGCTGCGTCCATTTCAAAGGAGGATGACTGGCGTTGCCATTTTGAGGACACGATGGCTGCTGGATGCCAACATAATGATGAAAAGGCGGTTGAACTGCTTGTTCGCGAAGGGCCAAAACGAATTCGCGAATTGATGAAAGCAGGATTATCATTCGATGTCGATCAGGACGGCAGCCTTCATCTTGGGCAGGAAGGAGGGCACAGAAAGCGGCGAATTTTGCACGCGGAAGGAGATCAGACAGGACGGGTGATAGTTTCGTTTTTGTTAGAAACGCTAATGGGAAGTGTGACGATCATCGAGAAGGAGTATGTCATCGAACTAATTGTACAAAATGGACGCTGCATCGGAGTTAAGACGAAGGATCCATCAGGTAAAACTGCGTGCTACTACGCTAGCGCCGTCGTGCTCGCGGCGGGAGGATGCGCGGGGATGTACGCTTTTTCTTCAAACGCTTCAACGGCTACAGGGGATGGAATTGCATTAGCTTATCGCGCCGGCGCCGTTATTGCCGATATCGAATTTATTCAATTCCATCCGACAATGTTGTTTGTCAATGGGAAAGCGGCTGGGTTAATTTCAGAAGCAGTGCGCGGTGAGGGAGCGGTGTTAGTGAGCGAAGACGGGCGGAGAATAATGACGCATATCCATCCGCTGCAGGATTTAGCTCCGCGCGATATTGTAGCGCGCACTATTTATGACGAAATGAGCAAAGGACATCATGTCTATTTAGATATTTCAGCTATTCATCGCTACCGCGAACGATTTCCGACGATGACAAATCTATGTGCGAAACATGGTATTGATATGGAAACCGGCAGGCTTCCGATTGTGCCAGGTGCACATTTTTTGATGGGGGGTGTGTTGGTTAATGATTGCGGCCAAACTTCCATACAAGGGTTATATGCCGTCGGAGAGGTGGCATGTACGGGAGTTCATGGAGCAAATCGGTTGGCGAGCAATTCGCTGCTAGAGGGAATTGTATTCGGGGCGCGCGCGGCAGAGGCTGTCCGAAAGGAGACAGCACCGCCGATACAATTGCGTAAAAAAACAAATGATATACAAAGCGATATTAAAAGAGTCGTGCACAATTTACCGGAAATAACAGCCATTCAAACGACCATGTCAACATATATCGGCATCGTTCGTGATGAACAAGGAATGCAATATGCAAAAAAGTGGTTTGAACAATTTCCGTTATCTGACTTTGTGAACAGTTCACTTGATGATTTTTCCATCGAGGAAATTACGGTTATTCATATGCTGCTAACAGGCTGGCTAATAACGACATCAGCGCTGCAACGTACAGAAAGCCGAGGAGGGCATTACCGTTCCGACTATCCATTTGAGCGGGAGCAATGGAAAAAGCGGAGGATTTGGCGGATAAAGAGCGAGCTAAATGTAATAGCGTAG
- the nadC gene encoding carboxylating nicotinate-nucleotide diphosphorylase: protein MNQLKLQQLLRQFFIEDIGEQDITSETIFPENEWAAGTFTAKEDGVLAGIGIIATGYRLLHPAIDVTLYKRDGEQVKREETIAVASGPVVPLLAGERVILNLLQRMSGIATLTHQAVMALNSSHTRICDTRKTTPGLRMLEKYAVTCGGGYNHRFGLYDGVMIKDNHIAFCGSITKAVQTVRAKLGPMVKIEVETETKEQVLEAVEAGVDGIMFDNRTPEEVSEFVSLVPKPIITEASGGITLENLAAYGTTGVDYISLGMLTHSAKSLDISFHLQR from the coding sequence ATGAACCAACTCAAATTACAACAGCTATTGCGGCAATTTTTCATTGAAGATATTGGCGAACAGGATATTACGAGTGAAACGATTTTTCCAGAAAACGAATGGGCGGCAGGAACGTTTACGGCAAAGGAAGACGGGGTGTTAGCGGGTATAGGTATTATTGCGACAGGATATCGTCTATTGCATCCGGCTATCGATGTAACGCTTTATAAACGGGATGGAGAACAGGTGAAAAGAGAGGAGACGATTGCCGTCGCCTCTGGACCGGTCGTTCCGTTATTGGCAGGTGAGCGCGTTATTTTAAATTTGCTGCAGCGAATGAGCGGCATTGCTACATTAACACATCAAGCGGTAATGGCGCTAAACAGCAGCCATACGCGCATTTGCGACACAAGAAAAACAACGCCGGGCTTGCGGATGTTGGAAAAGTACGCCGTTACGTGCGGCGGCGGCTATAATCACCGTTTTGGCTTATATGATGGCGTCATGATTAAAGATAACCATATCGCTTTTTGCGGTTCGATTACGAAAGCGGTGCAGACGGTACGCGCGAAGCTCGGTCCTATGGTCAAAATCGAAGTGGAAACGGAAACAAAAGAGCAAGTGTTAGAAGCGGTGGAAGCGGGAGTCGATGGCATTATGTTTGATAACCGTACTCCAGAGGAAGTGAGCGAGTTCGTTTCGCTAGTGCCGAAGCCGATTATTACCGAGGCGTCGGGCGGGATCACGCTCGAAAACCTCGCTGCGTACGGGACAACTGGCGTAGATTATATTTCTCTCGGGATGTTGACACATTCTGCTAAATCATTAGATATTAGTTTTCATTTGCAAAGATGA
- the nadA gene encoding quinolinate synthase NadA produces MDVLEAMKRLDHMPESYKTMSIKEMEARVHAIKERFGNKLFIPGHHYQKDEVIQFADATGDSLQLAQVAAQNSEAEYIVFCGVHFMAETADILTNPRQKVILPDMRAGCSMADMADIAQVERAWPILRDLFGDTILPLTYINSTAAIKAFVGRCGGATVTSSNAKKMVAWALKQKERIFFLPDQHLGRNTAYQLGVALDEMAVWDPHTDRLEYKGNIKKVKVILWKGHCSVHENFTVRHIEHIRQTKPDVNIIVHPECSWDVVQQADYVGSTKYIIETIRNAPAGSKWAIGTEMNLVNRIIREHPDKEIVSLNPYMCPCFTMNRIDLPHLLWALELLERGVIVNQIAVPPLIAQDASQALTRMLALA; encoded by the coding sequence ATGGACGTGTTAGAAGCAATGAAGCGGCTTGATCATATGCCGGAAAGTTATAAGACAATGAGCATAAAAGAGATGGAAGCACGCGTTCACGCAATAAAAGAACGATTTGGAAACAAGTTGTTCATCCCAGGGCATCATTATCAAAAAGACGAAGTGATTCAGTTTGCCGATGCAACGGGCGATTCGCTGCAACTTGCGCAAGTGGCGGCGCAAAACAGCGAAGCAGAGTACATCGTGTTTTGCGGCGTACATTTTATGGCAGAAACGGCAGATATTTTAACGAATCCCCGTCAAAAAGTCATTTTGCCGGATATGCGGGCCGGGTGCTCGATGGCTGATATGGCGGACATTGCACAAGTGGAACGGGCGTGGCCGATATTACGCGATCTGTTTGGCGACACGATTTTGCCGTTAACGTATATAAATTCGACGGCAGCGATTAAAGCGTTTGTTGGGCGCTGTGGCGGCGCGACCGTTACTTCTTCAAACGCGAAAAAAATGGTGGCGTGGGCACTGAAGCAAAAAGAGCGAATTTTCTTTTTGCCGGATCAACATTTGGGGAGAAACACAGCATACCAACTTGGAGTCGCTCTTGATGAAATGGCGGTATGGGATCCGCATACAGATCGCTTAGAATATAAAGGCAATATAAAGAAAGTAAAAGTGATTCTTTGGAAAGGGCATTGCTCCGTTCACGAAAATTTTACCGTCCGTCATATTGAGCACATCCGGCAGACAAAGCCGGACGTGAATATTATCGTTCATCCGGAATGTAGCTGGGATGTTGTACAGCAAGCCGATTATGTCGGTTCAACGAAATACATTATTGAAACGATCCGAAACGCTCCGGCTGGAAGCAAATGGGCAATCGGCACGGAAATGAATTTAGTCAACCGGATTATTCGCGAACATCCCGATAAAGAAATTGTCTCGTTAAACCCGTACATGTGCCCGTGTTTCACGATGAACCGCATCGATTTGCCGCATTTGTTATGGGCGCTCGAATTGCTTGAAAGAGGCGTAATCGTTAACCAAATTGCCGTTCCGCCGCTGATTGCGCAAGATGCTTCGCAGGCGCTTACCCGGATGTTAGCGTTGGCGTAA
- the safA gene encoding SafA/ExsA family spore coat assembly protein has product MKIHIVQKGDTLWKIAQKYGVDFEQLKKMNGHLSNPNMIMPGMKIKVPTAGVPVKKEMPKKETKINMVPKQEMENVEHPYANIKPFISVDIETELSPNVPSPEKEKVKESPKPSMNETPKPAVNESPKPLVNEQPKPIKKEMPKPSMNEAPKLPMNESPKPTVNESPHPPVNEPPKQLMNEPHKIPNIAPTSEKELKKQLNIPPLSHTIPPVAPNVNINFSNALSNVLPIPPKPENILPGIMKPEAEIESPAETAEKEKAEMDNDTPPALPNIPHVPVMPQPYLTGMPLLAPLPQYPCVPVTPVLPDAGFYFPFMPSMPSSYPTYPQPLTDQMESSSSHAFPGIEESSSESGEAPPMPDHHAENVAPSTAANIAPIGYSPLPSPALAPYPMVPCTPITPVMQVHGWNPMFYSYMPPAFASYPVQPYVAGPAYPFPQASPAPAFLRGEERPFTEPQDTAGDDHNEQ; this is encoded by the coding sequence GTGAAAATCCATATTGTCCAAAAAGGCGACACGCTTTGGAAAATTGCGCAAAAGTACGGTGTCGACTTTGAACAATTAAAAAAAATGAACGGTCATTTAAGCAATCCAAATATGATTATGCCGGGAATGAAAATTAAAGTGCCGACTGCCGGAGTTCCGGTAAAAAAAGAGATGCCGAAAAAAGAAACGAAAATAAATATGGTTCCAAAACAAGAGATGGAAAATGTGGAACATCCGTATGCCAACATAAAACCGTTTATATCTGTGGATATTGAAACAGAACTTTCCCCAAATGTTCCATCTCCGGAAAAAGAAAAAGTCAAAGAATCCCCAAAACCGTCAATGAATGAAACGCCAAAACCGGCGGTGAACGAATCGCCAAAGCCGCTAGTAAATGAGCAGCCAAAACCAATCAAAAAAGAAATGCCGAAACCATCAATGAATGAAGCGCCGAAGCTGCCAATGAATGAATCCCCAAAACCGACGGTGAATGAATCGCCGCATCCGCCAGTCAATGAGCCGCCAAAACAGCTAATGAACGAGCCGCATAAAATACCGAACATCGCACCAACTTCGGAAAAAGAATTAAAAAAACAGCTAAATATACCACCGCTATCACATACGATTCCGCCAGTTGCTCCAAACGTAAATATTAACTTTTCCAATGCACTTTCAAACGTTCTGCCGATTCCGCCGAAGCCAGAAAATATTTTACCAGGGATAATGAAACCAGAAGCAGAAATAGAAAGCCCTGCGGAAACGGCAGAAAAAGAAAAGGCAGAAATGGATAACGATACACCACCGGCGCTGCCAAACATTCCGCATGTACCGGTCATGCCGCAACCATATTTAACAGGAATGCCACTGCTTGCACCGCTACCGCAATATCCGTGCGTTCCAGTCACTCCGGTTTTGCCAGATGCCGGATTTTATTTTCCGTTCATGCCATCAATGCCAAGCAGTTACCCAACATATCCGCAGCCATTAACGGATCAGATGGAATCAAGCAGTTCCCATGCGTTTCCTGGCATTGAAGAAAGCAGCAGCGAATCAGGAGAAGCACCACCAATGCCAGATCATCATGCAGAAAATGTCGCGCCATCAACAGCAGCCAATATCGCGCCAATTGGATATTCACCACTTCCTTCGCCTGCACTTGCTCCTTATCCAATGGTGCCATGCACACCGATAACGCCAGTAATGCAAGTGCATGGATGGAATCCAATGTTTTATTCGTACATGCCGCCTGCATTCGCTTCATATCCAGTCCAACCATATGTTGCAGGACCGGCATACCCATTCCCACAAGCTTCGCCTGCACCAGCGTTCCTTCGCGGGGAAGAACGACCGTTTACAGAACCGCAAGATACGGCGGGCGACGATCATAATGAACAATAG
- a CDS encoding phosphotransferase, which produces MNNRRKRGDGIGRLFFLLQNEYGLRVKSIKMVKQNVWVVTACEGCWVAKRYRTFFEAMRQAVFMQSLRQAGFAHVPAVYTAIGQNGVFFVENAFWIMQTYISDAERLSFARRQDIADGLELLQTYHFITAMLVKIPTFQTIIPHYHLYSKWRRRYDEFYSHLSLLERIMDKEDIAWTIQHAEYCLSTFASYMPLLAEEPVAIIHGDVASHNFLRTKEGMIYLIDYDTVAVAPPGIDYLQYASRILPHLQWSFTKLFQFSRFSRWLTKPWFLHALLFPADIMREWRFALRRNRRLSVAREERNQFVREIIDMIK; this is translated from the coding sequence ATGAACAATAGACGAAAAAGAGGCGATGGAATTGGTCGTCTCTTTTTTCTTCTGCAAAACGAATACGGTTTGCGCGTGAAAAGCATCAAAATGGTCAAACAAAATGTATGGGTCGTCACCGCATGCGAAGGGTGTTGGGTTGCAAAACGGTATCGAACTTTTTTCGAAGCGATGAGGCAAGCGGTGTTTATGCAGTCGCTGAGACAGGCGGGGTTTGCCCATGTTCCCGCTGTATATACTGCTATTGGGCAAAATGGGGTATTTTTTGTTGAAAACGCTTTTTGGATCATGCAAACATATATTTCTGATGCGGAAAGATTGTCATTTGCTCGCCGGCAAGATATCGCCGATGGGCTCGAATTGTTGCAAACGTACCATTTTATCACCGCGATGCTGGTGAAAATTCCGACGTTTCAAACAATTATTCCGCACTATCACCTATATAGCAAGTGGCGGCGCCGTTATGATGAGTTTTATTCCCATTTATCGTTGCTGGAGCGAATAATGGATAAAGAAGATATCGCTTGGACAATTCAACATGCCGAATATTGCCTTTCCACTTTCGCAAGCTATATGCCTCTTTTGGCGGAGGAACCTGTTGCGATTATTCACGGCGATGTCGCATCCCATAATTTTTTGCGGACAAAAGAGGGAATGATTTATTTAATCGATTATGACACGGTTGCCGTCGCCCCGCCGGGCATCGATTATTTGCAGTACGCCAGCCGTATTTTGCCTCATTTGCAATGGTCTTTTACAAAGTTATTTCAATTTTCTCGTTTTTCACGGTGGCTTACAAAGCCGTGGTTTTTACATGCCCTTTTATTTCCCGCTGATATTATGCGGGAATGGCGCTTTGCGCTACGGCGCAACAGACGCCTTTCTGTTGCACGCGAAGAACGTAATCAGTTTGTCCGCGAAATTATCGATATGATAAAATGA